A stretch of the Nicotiana tabacum cultivar K326 chromosome 6, ASM71507v2, whole genome shotgun sequence genome encodes the following:
- the LOC107783307 gene encoding uncharacterized protein LOC107783307, which translates to MASFHSLKTLAIVALAISSFVQVTLGGIACENLNEDSCAFAISSNGKRCVLEKHLRRSGEEGYTCRTSEIEADKLKDWIETDECIEACGVDRNALGISSDALLESRFTNKLCSPACYKHCPNIVDLYFNLAAGEGVYLPKLCAEQGKSARREIAEIRSSGLVAPAPESEVKPSNFMIAPAMPPF; encoded by the exons ATGGCTTCATTCCATAGCTTGAAGACTTTGGCCATTGTTGCTCTTGCAATTTCCTCCTTTGTGCAAGTCACCCTAG GGGGTATAGCATGTGAGAACTTAAACGAAGACTCGTGTGCCTTCGCAATATCAAGCAATGGGAAGCGTTGCGTGCTAGAGAAACATCTGCGAAGGAGTGGGGAAGAAGGATATACATGCCGCACATCAGAAATAGAGGCTGATAAGCTTAAAGATTGGATTGAAACCGATGAATGCATTGAGGCATGCGGCGTCGATAGAAATGCCCTTGGCATTTCTTCCGACGCTCTCCTGGAATCTCGCTTTACCAACAAGCTTTGCTCCCCTGCTTGCTACAAACATTGCCCCAATATTGTTGACCTCTACTTCAACCTTGCCGCTGGTGAAG GTGTATATCTTCCCAAGTTGTGTGCAGAGCAAGGGAAAAGTGCAAGGCGAGAAATAGCGGAGATCAGAAGCTCGGGATTGGTGGCGCCAGCTCCGGAATCAGAAGTCAAGCCCAGCAATTTCATGATTGCTCCGGCAATGCCTCCTTTCTAA